One segment of Neisseria mucosa DNA contains the following:
- a CDS encoding ImmA/IrrE family metallo-endopeptidase, with the protein MYTNPIPLYAKKKRVEEFAQEISTKLQFNYTDDLFVLVKKLGGKISIGHTSQEDVHSGSILVDKDAKFEIFISPFTSIERDRFTIAHELGHFFLHYPNVREKMGNNEIFRATRYVDLDDKDQQVAEREANWFAASLLMPEEKFKQIYKKGTVDAELEFQVSTSAVNIRAKSLGLL; encoded by the coding sequence ATGTATACAAACCCAATACCTCTATATGCGAAAAAAAAGAGAGTGGAAGAGTTTGCGCAAGAAATATCGACTAAACTGCAATTCAACTATACAGACGACCTTTTTGTACTAGTAAAAAAATTAGGAGGGAAAATTTCTATTGGGCATACTAGCCAAGAAGATGTGCACAGTGGCTCAATTTTGGTGGATAAGGATGCTAAATTTGAAATATTTATTTCCCCTTTCACATCCATTGAAAGGGATAGATTCACAATTGCCCATGAATTAGGTCACTTTTTTTTACATTACCCTAATGTTCGGGAAAAGATGGGAAATAATGAAATTTTTAGGGCTACTAGATATGTAGATTTAGATGACAAGGATCAACAAGTTGCTGAAAGAGAAGCTAATTGGTTTGCAGCTTCTTTATTAATGCCAGAAGAAAAATTTAAGCAAATATATAAAAAAGGAACAGTAGATGCTGAGCTAGAGTTTCAGGTTAGTACATCTGCAGTAAATATTCGAGCCAAATCACTTGGCTTGTTGTAA
- a CDS encoding malate:quinone oxidoreductase, giving the protein MAEATDVVLVGGGIMSATLGVLLKELEPSWEITLIERLEDVALESSNAWNNAGTGHSALCELNYAPLTADGTIDPTRALNIAEQFHISRQFWASLVEEGKLADRSFINSVPHMSLVMNADHCDYLQKRFDVFKNQKLFEKMEFSTDRAKIAEWAPLVINGRDENQSIAANYSAEGTDVDFGSLTRQMVKYLSDKGVKIKFNRHVDDLNRESDGAWVLKTSSTKDDDDPLTLRTRFVFLGAGGGALTLLQKSGIPEGKGYGGFPVSGLFFRNSNPETAAQHNAKVYGQASVGAPPMSVPHLDTRNVDGQRHLMFGPYAGFRPNFLKQGSLMDLPMSIHMDNLYPMLRAGWDNMPLTKYLLGELRKTKEERFASLLDYYPEANPDDWELITAGQRVQIIKKDPKKGGVLQFGTEIVAHADGSLAALLGASPGASTAVPLMIRLVHQCFPDHAESWSGRLKELVPGYGIKLNDNPSLADEIISHNATVLGIHH; this is encoded by the coding sequence ATGGCTGAAGCAACCGATGTCGTATTAGTAGGCGGCGGCATTATGAGCGCCACTTTGGGCGTATTGCTCAAGGAGCTCGAACCATCTTGGGAAATTACCCTGATCGAACGCTTGGAAGATGTAGCGTTGGAATCATCAAATGCATGGAACAACGCCGGTACGGGACACTCTGCCCTGTGCGAATTGAACTATGCCCCCCTGACTGCCGACGGTACGATCGATCCGACCCGCGCCCTCAATATTGCCGAACAATTCCACATCAGCCGCCAGTTTTGGGCGAGTTTGGTCGAGGAAGGCAAACTGGCCGACCGCTCTTTCATCAATTCCGTCCCCCACATGTCGCTGGTGATGAACGCCGATCATTGCGATTATCTGCAAAAACGTTTCGACGTGTTCAAAAACCAAAAACTCTTCGAAAAAATGGAGTTTTCTACCGACCGCGCCAAAATCGCCGAATGGGCGCCGCTGGTCATCAACGGCCGCGATGAAAACCAATCTATCGCCGCCAACTACTCCGCCGAAGGTACAGACGTCGATTTCGGCAGCCTGACCCGCCAGATGGTCAAATACTTGAGCGACAAAGGCGTAAAAATCAAATTCAACCGCCATGTCGACGACCTCAACCGCGAATCGGACGGCGCATGGGTGCTGAAAACCAGCAGCACTAAAGACGATGACGACCCGTTGACACTCCGCACCCGTTTCGTCTTCCTCGGCGCAGGCGGCGGCGCACTGACCCTGCTGCAAAAATCCGGTATCCCCGAAGGCAAAGGCTACGGCGGCTTTCCGGTTTCCGGCCTCTTCTTCCGCAACAGCAATCCCGAAACGGCCGCGCAACACAACGCTAAAGTGTACGGCCAAGCCTCCGTCGGCGCGCCCCCAATGTCCGTTCCGCACTTGGATACCCGCAACGTCGACGGCCAACGCCATTTGATGTTCGGCCCGTATGCAGGCTTCCGCCCCAACTTCCTCAAACAAGGCTCGCTCATGGATTTGCCGATGTCCATCCACATGGACAACCTCTACCCCATGCTCCGCGCCGGTTGGGACAATATGCCGCTGACCAAATACCTCTTGGGCGAATTGCGCAAAACCAAAGAAGAACGCTTCGCCTCGCTGCTCGACTACTATCCCGAAGCCAACCCTGACGATTGGGAACTGATTACCGCCGGTCAGCGTGTGCAAATCATCAAAAAAGACCCGAAAAAAGGCGGCGTACTCCAATTCGGTACCGAAATCGTCGCCCATGCCGACGGCTCGCTGGCCGCATTGCTGGGCGCGTCTCCCGGTGCATCGACAGCAGTTCCGCTGATGATCAGACTTGTCCACCAATGCTTCCCCGATCATGCCGAATCATGGTCAGGCCGTCTGAAAGAATTGGTGCCCGGTTACGGCATCAAGCTGAACGACAATCCGTCTTTGGCAGACGAAATCATCAGCCACAACGCGACCGTTTTGGGCATCCACCACTAA
- a CDS encoding DUF488 domain-containing protein, giving the protein MFTVQRIYAYQSDSKQTAVFIDRLYPRGVRKEIFSTALWLKDITPSANLRRWYHENPAQNFDGFVSRYHEELQGDVEQAAIKRLLDLEKQHGNILLLTAVKDPRHSHVSALAQFLGASFEYRD; this is encoded by the coding sequence ATGTTTACCGTACAGCGCATTTACGCCTATCAATCCGATTCTAAACAAACCGCCGTCTTTATCGACCGCCTCTATCCACGCGGCGTCCGCAAAGAGATTTTCTCCACTGCGCTTTGGCTGAAAGACATTACGCCCAGTGCAAACCTGCGCCGCTGGTATCATGAAAATCCGGCTCAAAATTTTGACGGTTTTGTCAGCCGTTATCACGAAGAGCTGCAAGGCGATGTCGAGCAGGCCGCCATCAAGCGGCTGCTGGATTTGGAAAAACAACACGGCAATATTTTGTTGCTGACCGCCGTCAAAGATCCCCGACATTCCCACGTCTCCGCACTGGCTCAATTTTTGGGCGCATCGTTTGAATATCGCGATTGA
- the rsmG gene encoding 16S rRNA (guanine(527)-N(7))-methyltransferase RsmG — protein MNQAQQLRDGIQALGLDIDEAKQAKLLDYAALLQKWNKTYNLTALRDPAQTVSHHLLDSLTLLSYIEHAQTMLDVGSGGGQPGIPTAICRPDLDITLLDANTKKTAFLQQAVIELGLKNVRVISGRVEAAADCRTDVITSRAFAELADFVNWTEHLLKDGGYWAAMKGVYPQEEIDKLPESVAVEKVEALHVPQLNAERHIVIIRKKAV, from the coding sequence ATGAATCAGGCGCAACAGCTCCGCGACGGCATACAGGCACTGGGTTTAGACATCGACGAAGCCAAACAGGCCAAACTGCTAGACTATGCCGCCCTGCTGCAAAAGTGGAACAAAACCTACAACCTGACCGCCCTGCGCGATCCCGCCCAAACCGTCAGCCACCACCTGCTCGACAGCCTGACCCTCTTGTCCTATATCGAACACGCGCAAACCATGCTCGACGTCGGCTCCGGCGGCGGACAGCCCGGTATACCCACCGCCATCTGCCGCCCCGACCTCGACATCACCCTCCTCGATGCCAACACCAAAAAAACCGCCTTTCTGCAACAAGCCGTCATCGAACTCGGCCTTAAAAACGTCCGCGTCATCAGCGGCCGCGTAGAAGCCGCCGCCGACTGCCGCACCGACGTCATCACCAGCCGCGCCTTTGCCGAACTCGCCGACTTCGTCAACTGGACCGAGCACCTCCTCAAAGACGGCGGCTACTGGGCGGCCATGAAAGGCGTATACCCGCAAGAAGAAATCGACAAACTGCCCGAAAGCGTCGCCGTCGAAAAAGTCGAAGCATTGCACGTCCCCCAACTCAATGCCGAACGCCATATCGTCATCATCCGCAAAAAGGCCGTCTGA
- a CDS encoding ParA family protein: protein MSAQILAVANQKGGVGKTTTTVNLAASLASKGRRVLVVDLDPQGNATTGSGINKATIENGVYQVVLGETDIPNAVVRSKEGGYDVLGANRTLAGAEVELVQEIAREIRLKNALQLVADNYDYVLIDCPPSLTLLTLNGLVAANGVIVPMLCEYYALEGISDLVATVRKIRQAINPDLDVTGIVRTMYDSRSRLVVEVSEQLKQHFGNLLFDTVIPRNIRLAEAPSHGLPALAYDAHAKGTQAYLDLADELIARLEK, encoded by the coding sequence ATGAGCGCACAAATCCTCGCCGTCGCCAACCAAAAAGGCGGAGTCGGCAAAACCACCACCACCGTCAACCTAGCCGCCTCCCTGGCCTCCAAAGGCCGCCGCGTCCTCGTCGTCGACCTCGACCCCCAAGGCAACGCCACCACAGGCAGCGGCATCAACAAAGCCACCATCGAAAACGGCGTTTACCAAGTCGTCCTCGGCGAAACCGACATCCCCAACGCCGTCGTCCGCAGCAAAGAAGGCGGCTACGACGTATTGGGTGCCAACCGCACACTGGCCGGCGCAGAAGTCGAACTCGTCCAAGAAATCGCACGCGAAATCCGCCTCAAAAACGCCCTGCAGCTCGTTGCCGACAACTACGACTACGTCCTCATCGACTGCCCCCCGTCCCTGACCCTGCTCACCCTCAACGGCCTGGTCGCCGCCAACGGCGTCATCGTCCCCATGCTTTGCGAATACTACGCCCTCGAAGGCATTTCCGACCTCGTGGCCACCGTCCGCAAAATCCGCCAAGCCATCAACCCCGACCTCGACGTAACCGGCATCGTCCGCACCATGTACGACAGCCGCAGCCGCCTCGTCGTCGAAGTCAGCGAACAGCTCAAACAACACTTCGGCAACCTGCTCTTCGATACCGTCATCCCCCGCAACATCCGCCTCGCCGAAGCCCCCAGCCACGGCCTCCCCGCCCTCGCCTACGACGCCCACGCCAAAGGCACCCAGGCTTATCTAGACTTGGCCGACGAACTGATTGCACGGTTGGAAAAATAA
- the trpC gene encoding indole-3-glycerol phosphate synthase TrpC yields the protein MTDILNKILATKAEEVAAQKAAVSLEDIKAQAQAAAPVRSFIGSIREKHAQNLPAIIAEVKKASPSKGLIRPDFHPAEIAAAYEKAGAACLSVLTDEPYFQGSPEYLKQARAAVALPVLRKDFIIDEYQIYQARAWGADAILLIAAALEAGQLERFEAVAHELGMTVLLELHDASELEKCRNMATPLWGVNNRNLRTFEVTLQQTLDLLPELNGKTVVTESGIRNKEDVDFMRGHGVHTFLIGETFMRADDIEAEVKKLF from the coding sequence ATGACCGATATTCTCAACAAAATCCTTGCCACCAAAGCAGAAGAAGTGGCCGCCCAAAAAGCCGCCGTTTCCTTGGAAGACATCAAAGCCCAAGCGCAGGCAGCCGCGCCGGTTCGCAGCTTTATCGGCTCGATCCGTGAAAAACACGCGCAGAACCTGCCCGCCATTATTGCCGAAGTCAAAAAAGCCAGCCCGAGCAAAGGCCTGATCCGCCCTGATTTTCATCCTGCCGAAATCGCCGCCGCCTATGAAAAAGCCGGCGCGGCCTGCTTGTCCGTGTTGACGGACGAACCTTACTTCCAAGGTTCGCCCGAGTATTTGAAACAGGCGCGTGCGGCCGTGGCGCTGCCGGTCTTGCGTAAAGATTTCATCATCGACGAATACCAAATCTATCAGGCGCGCGCGTGGGGTGCGGATGCAATTCTCCTGATTGCCGCCGCACTGGAAGCCGGGCAGCTTGAGCGTTTTGAAGCCGTTGCCCACGAATTGGGCATGACCGTATTGTTGGAATTGCACGATGCGTCCGAGCTGGAAAAATGCCGCAACATGGCCACGCCGTTGTGGGGCGTCAACAACCGCAACCTGCGTACGTTTGAAGTGACCCTGCAACAAACCCTCGACCTCTTGCCCGAATTAAACGGCAAAACCGTTGTCACCGAAAGCGGCATCCGCAACAAAGAAGACGTCGATTTCATGCGCGGCCACGGCGTGCATACTTTCCTGATCGGCGAAACCTTTATGCGTGCCGACGACATCGAAGCCGAAGTCAAAAAACTGTTTTAA